One region of Vigna angularis cultivar LongXiaoDou No.4 chromosome 10, ASM1680809v1, whole genome shotgun sequence genomic DNA includes:
- the LOC108321271 gene encoding chaperone protein dnaJ 11, chloroplastic yields MISSVAFQPSIPAVNFSGKAATSPSCKARSRPIVAFATATATATEEARSSWTEKPRPSYLNSSCSSHYDILGIPAGASVQEIKAAYRRLARVCHPDVAAIDRKNSSADEFMKIHAAYSTLSDPDKRANYDRSLFRRQRPLSTAAVFSGYTRRNWETDQCW; encoded by the coding sequence ATGATTTCTTCTGTGGCCTTTCAACCGTCAATTCCCGCCGTTAACTTCTCCGGTAAAGCCGCGACCTCGCCGTCCTGTAAGGCCAGATCCCGCCCAATAGTCGCCTTCGCCACCGCTACCGCCACTGCAACCGAGGAAGCTCGATCTTCCTGGACGGAGAAACCACGCCCATCGTATCTGAACTCCTCATGCTCTTCTCACTACGATATCCTCGGCATCCCCGCCGGTGCCTCCGTCCAGGAAATCAAGGCCGCGTACCGGCGGTTGGCCAGAGTCTGCCACCCGGACGTGGCGGCGATCGACCGGAAAAATTCCTCCGCGGACGAATTCATGAAGATCCACGCCGCGTACTCCACTCTCTCGGATCCTGACAAACGCGCCAACTACGACCGGAGCCTATTCCGGCGACAACGGCCGCTGTCGACCGCGGCGGTTTTTTCCGGCTACACGCGCCGGAACTGGGAAACGGATCAGTGCTGGTAA